The following are from one region of the Aspergillus luchuensis IFO 4308 DNA, chromosome 4, nearly complete sequence genome:
- a CDS encoding DUF4604 domain-containing protein (COG:S;~EggNog:ENOG410PYIU;~InterPro:IPR027911;~PFAM:PF15377) has protein sequence MSFKSKDLAYEAKQPAFLQRLKNQYGDTSGRLERPIARPRKPRDDNDDDGPTYVDEESNEIISKEEYEALVRGEDNKDTENSNKDTQEPATGEEGKANTQAEAPVSKQNVAEIGGPRKRKQAKVVGEDTPSEETEKVQKKEPGTRKPKQKKKIKLSFDEDDS, from the exons ATGTCATTTAAATCAAAGGACCTCGCATATG AGGCGAAGCAGCCTGCCTTCTTACAGAGACTCAAAAACCAATACGGAGATACCTCTGGTCGCCTCGAAAGACCCATTGCACGGCCACGGAAACCGAGGGACGACAATGACGACGACGGCCCTACCTACGTTGATGAAGAGAGCAACGAAATCATCTCCAAGGAGGAATATGAAGCCTTAGTTCGTGGCGAGGATAACAAGGATACGGAGAACTCCAATAAAGATACACAAGAGCCTGCGACGGGCGAAGAAGGTAAAGCAAATACCCAGGCCGAGGCACCTGTCTCCAAACAGAACGTGGCCGAAATAGGAGGGCCACGGAAAAGGAAACAGGCCAAAGTAGTAGGAGAAGACACTCCCAGTGAAGAGACCGAGAAGgtacaaaagaaagaaccaGGCACTCGGAAaccaaagcaaaagaagaagatcaagctGTCcttcgatgaagatgactcATAA
- the RIA1 gene encoding GTPase RIA1 (BUSCO:EOG09260BSW;~COG:J;~EggNog:ENOG410PIA1;~InterPro:IPR000640,IPR035647,IPR005225,IPR027417, IPR000795,IPR020568,IPR014721,IPR009000;~PFAM:PF00009,PF00679;~TransMembrane:1 (i362-382o);~go_function: GO:0003924 - GTPase activity [Evidence IEA];~go_function: GO:0005525 - GTP binding [Evidence IEA]) — protein MPVVNVDDLVRLQRRPDDIRNICILAHVDHGKTSLTDSLIATNGIISPKLAGKIRYLDSRPDEQLRGITMESSAISLFFSMMRRPAPDAAPVAKEYLINLIDSPGHIDFSSEVSTASRLCDGAVVLVDAVEGVCSQTVTVLRQTWVEQLKPILVINKIDRLITELKMSPSEAYSHMSKLLEQVNAVIGSFYQGERMEEDLQWRERMEERANESAARSKKQEQDDEPTAEYEEKDDEDLYFAPEKNNVIFCSAVDGWAFTIRQFAAIYERKLGIKRTVLEKVLWGDYYLDPKTKRVLGSKHLKGRALKPMFVQLVLDSIWAAYEATTGTGTGKGDPALLEKITKSLNINIPQYILRSRDPRNIMTTLFSMWLPLSTAVLVSVIEYLPSPPTAQAARLPAMIEESPGSQFVDPKVKDAMVNFKTQKDEPVIAYVSKMMSIPESELGSSKKRAGGTMSADEAREIARKKREEIAKMQAEANGDQTDEYARITSAFERTTISDDQPAESEEKDDPEHLIGFARLYSGTLSVGDSVYVLAPKFSPENPHASPVPQKVTVTDLYLLMGRSFEPLQSVPAGVVFGIGGLAGHVLKTGTLSSQLEGSINLAGVSLNTPPIVRVALEPVNPADFSKMVTGLRLLEQSDPCAQYEVLPSGEHVILTAGELHLERCIKDLRERFAKCEISTGQTIVPYRETIISAPEMAAPKNPELGRGGVQTTSSSKQLTMRLRVVPLPEAVTDFISKHVGTIKRLQTEKRTAAETQSSEGEQSTNGTTTAESSQQMEASDATGEAREATSLSLKDFKQELAKLFEDEATDDKGRWKDVVERITAFGPRRVGPNILVDATEVNTCEKFLLEPHQQQPQINTDTSTREALMVRDLSDKIAHAFQLATGQGPLCQEPMQGIAVFLESVSINTATADEDLDLGRLTGEAIRLVRDSITQGFLDWSPRIMLAMYSCEIQASTEVLGRVYGVITRRRGRILSEVMKEGTPFFTILSLLPVAESFGFAEEIRKRTSGAAQPQLIFAGFEALDEDPFWVPATEEELEDLGELADRENVAKRYMDNVRRRKGLVVQGRKLIDAEKQKTLKK, from the exons ATGCCTGTTGTTAACGTGGATGATCTCGTCCGTCTGCAACGGAGGCCCGATGACATCCGCAAT ATCTGCATTCTCGCCCACGTC GATCACGGTAAAACGTCCTTGACAGATAGTTTGATTGCCACAAATGGCATCATCTCACCAAAGCTGGCGGGCAAGATCCGCTATCTGGATTCCCGTCCAGATGAGCAGCTCCGAGGCATCACCATGGAGTCTTCTGCCATttcgctcttcttttctatgATGCGCCGTCCTGCTCCAGACGCTGCGCCCGTGGCGAAAGAGTACCTGATCAACCTGATCGACTCGCCCGGCCATATCGATTTCAGCAGTGAAGTGTCCACCGCATCCCGTCTTTGTGACGGTGCCGTGGTGCTTGTGGATGCCGTAGAGGGCGTCTGCAGTCAGACCGTCACGGTGCTGCGTCAAACCTGGGTGGAGCAATTGAAGCCCATCCTTGTCATTAATAAGATCGATCGACTGATCACGGAGCTGAAGATGAGTCCCAGCGAGGCTTACTCCCATATGAGCAAGCTGCTGGAGCAGGTCAATGCTGTCATTGGTAGTTTCTACCAGGGTGAacggatggaggaggatcttCAATGGCGAGAGCGCATGGAGGAGCGCGCTAATGAATCTGCTGCTCGCTCCAagaagcaggagcaggatgacGAGCCTACGGCCGAGTATGAGGAaaaagacgatgaagacctTTACTTTGCGCCAGAGAAGAACAACGTCATCTTCTGTAGTGCTGTCGATGGCTGGGCTTTTACAATCCGTCAATTTGCCGCAATTTACGAAAGAAAGCTCGGAATCAAGCGCACTGTCCTCGAAAAGGTGCTCTGGGGAGATTACTATCTCGATCCCAAAACGAAGCGAGTCCTGGGTTCGAAGCACTTGAAGGGTCGTGCATTGAAGCCTATGTTCGTTCAGCTTGTCTTGGACAGTATCTGGGCGGCATACGAGGCTACAACAGGCACAGGCACAGGAAAGGG TGACCCGGCTTTGTTAGAAAAGATCACCAAGTCCCTGAACATCAACATTCCCCAATACATCCTGCGCTCACGCGATCCTCGCAATATCATGACCACGCTGTTCTCGATGTGGCTGCCTTTGTCTACTGCCGTGTTGGTGTCTGTCATTGAATATCTTCCTAGTCCGCCAACTGCTCAAGCAGCTCGGTTGCCAGCGATGATTGAAGAATCTCCTGGCTCCCAGTTCGTGGATCCCAAAGTGAAGGATGCTATGGTCAACTTCAAGACCCAAAAAGATGAGCCTGTCATTGCCTACGTCAGTAAAATGATGTCCATCCCGGAGAGCGAGCTGGGATCGAGCAAGAAGCGAGCTGGTGGCACCATGTCTGCCGACGAAGCCCGGGAGATTGCTCGCAAGAAGCGAGAGGAGATTGCCAAAATGCAGGCAGAAGCCAACGGCGACCAGACAGACGAGTATGCTCGCATAACATCTGCCTTCGAACGGACGACCATATCAGATGATCAACCAGCCGAAAgcgaagagaaggatgacCCTGAACATCTCATTGGATTTGCCCGTCTTTACTCTGGAACCCTCTCAGTGGGAGACTCGGTGTACGTCCTGGCACCCAAGTTCTCGCCAGAGAACCCGCATGCCAGCCCAGTACCCCAGAAGGTTACCGTCACCGATCTCTACCTTCTCATGGGCCGCAGTTTTGAACCTCTCCAGTCCGTACCGGCGGGTGTCGTCTTTGGCATTGGCGGTCTCGCAGGCCACGTTCTCAAGACGGGCACTCTGTCCTCGCAGCTCGAAGGCAGCATCAACTTGGCTGGTGTCTCTCTCAACACGCCACCCATCGTGCGAGTCGCCCTAGAGCCCGTGAACCCAGCAGACTTCAGCAAGATGGTGACTGGTCTACGTCTCCTCGAGCAAAGCGACCCTTGTGCGCAATACGAGGTTCTCCCCAGCGGCGAGCACGTCATCCTAACCGCCGGTGAACTGCATCTCGAGCGTTGTATCAAGGATCTCCGCGAACGCTTCGCCAAGTGTGAAATCTCAACCGGTCAGACCATCGTACCCTACCGGGAAACCATCATCAGCGCCCCCGAAATGGCAGCTCCCAAGAACCCCGAGCTCGGACGAGGCGGCGTCCaaaccacctcctcatccaagcAACTGACCATGCGCCTCCGCGTGGTGCCACTCCCTGAAGCCGTCACAGACTTCATCTCCAAGCACGTGGGAACCATCAAGCGTCTGCAAACCGAGAAGCGCACAGCAGCAGAGACCCAATCCAGCGAGGGAGAACAATCCACCAACGGAACCACCACGGCCGAAAGCTCCCAGCAAATGGAAGCCAGCGACGCCACCGGCGAGGCCCGCGAAgcaacctccctctccctgaAGGATTTTAAGCAAGAACTGGCCAAGCTGTTCGAAGACGAAGCAACCGACGACAAGGGACGCTGGAAGGACGTAGTCGAGCGGATCACAGCCTTTGGCCCACGACGCGTTGGACCCAACATCCTGGTCGACGCAACAGAGGTCAACACCTGCGAGAAATT CCTCCTCGaaccccaccaacaacaaccccaaatcAACACCGACACCAGCACCCGCGAAGCCCTCATGGTCCGCGATCTCAGCGACAAGATCGCGCACGCCTTCCAACTCGCAACCGGCCAAGGTCCTCTCTGCCAAGAACCCATGCAAGGCATCGCCGTCTTCCTCGAATCCGTGTCCATCaacaccgccaccgccgacGAAGACCTCGACCTAGGCCGTCTAACCGGCGAAGCCATCCGTCTCGTCCGCGACAGCATCACCCAGGGATTCCTCGACTGGAGTCCTCGAATCATGCTAGCCATGTACAGTTGCGAGATTCAAGCCTCGA CGGAAGTCCTCGGCCGCGTCTACGGCGTCATAACCCGTCGCCGGGGCCGTATCCTCTCCGAAGTAATGAAAGAAGGCacacccttcttcaccatcctATCCCTACTGCCCGTGGCAGAATCATTCGGCTTCGCGGAAGAAATCCGTAAGCGGACATCCGGGGCAGCGCAGCCTCAGTTGATCTTTGCGGGCTTCGAGGCGCTCGATGAAGATCCATTCTGGGTTCCGGCCacggaggaggaattggaggattTGGGTGAGTTGGCGGATAGGGAGAATGTGGCGAAGAGGTATATGGATAATGTGCGAcggaggaaggggttggttgtgcaggggaggaagttgattgatgcggagaagcagaagacgttgaagaagtag
- the CSL4 gene encoding exosome non-catalytic core subunit CSL4 (BUSCO:EOG092653O3;~COG:J;~EggNog:ENOG410PM0J;~InterPro:IPR019495,IPR025721,IPR039771,IPR012340;~PFAM:PF10447,PF14382;~go_component: GO:0000178 - exosome (RNase complex) [Evidence IEA];~go_function: GO:0003723 - RNA binding [Evidence IEA];~go_process: GO:0006396 - RNA processing [Evidence IEA]): MATALPTLAIPGQRLGSIASYAAGPGTHVQNATIYASIAGPVVVDQAQPSSKAKLILSVSRTGPKKAAAPPPSTKASAKPATTGKPKLRYNTLPAVDSVVLARVTRVQKRQATVSILVVLDESASSQPLNPAQTASDNDNIEAILSSAANPENHSNSDELRFQALIRKEDVRAVEKDRVVMDEMFRVGDIVRGTVISLGDQSFYYLTTARNDLGVVMARSESGNMMFPVSWKEMRDPVTGVAELRKVARPF; the protein is encoded by the coding sequence ATGGCCACTGCACTACCCACTCTGGCCATCCCAGGCCAGCGCCTGGGCTCAATTGCCTCATATGCCGCCGGTCCTGGTACACACGTGCAGAACGCAACCATCTATGCCTCCATCGCAGGCCCTGTGGTCGTTGATCAAGCGCAACCCAGCTCCAAAGCAAAGCTCATCCTGAGTGTCTCCCGCACAGGCCCCAAGAAGGCAGCTGCTCCCCCACCCAGCACCAAGGCGTCCGCCAAACCAGCCACCACTGGAAAGCCCAAACTGAGATacaacaccctccccgccGTCGACTCGGTCGTGTTGGCGCGCGTTACCCGCGTTCAGAAGCGACAAGCCACCGTGTCTATTCTAGTTGTGCTCGACGAATCTGCTAGCTCTCAGCCTCTCAACCCCGCACAGACTGCATCGGACAATGACAATATTGAAGCTATCCTCTCGTCCGCGGCTAATCCAGAGAACCACAGCAACTCGGATGAACTTCGCTTCCAGGCGCTGATCCGCAAGGAGGATGTGCGCGCTGTTGAGAAAGACCGCGTCGTCATGGATGAGATGTTCCGTGTTGGGGATATTGTTCGTGGAACGGTCATCTCCCTCGGTGACCAGAGCTTCTACTATCTTACCACCGCACGCAATGATCTGGGTGTCGTTATGGCCCGCAGTGAGTCGGGTAATATGATGTTCCCTGTTAGCTGGAAGGAAATGAGAGATCCTGTTACTGGGGTTGCGGAGTTGAGGAAGGTTGCTAGGCCGTTTTGA